GCGCTGATGGCTGTGGGCTGGCCGGTGATGGCCACGGTCTACTCGCTCAACGCGGCGCTCACCATGGCCCTGGTCGGAGCGCACTGTGCAGCGGTGGTGCTGACCCTTCGGTGGCCCGGGGCGGGGCTGATGCTCTCACTGGCGGCCGGCACCGGGATGATGCTCACCACCGCCGGCTCGGGGGTGGTGGCGTGGCCGTGGCCCGTGACGACGATCGTCACCCAGTGCGCTGTGCTCGCGGCGGCCGCCCTCTCCTGGCCCTGGATCTGGTCGTCGACGGCCTGGCTCTTCGGCTCCCTGATCACCGCCGGCGCGCTGCTCTGGGAGGCGCCGGGGCTGCCCACCGGCGCGCTCAGCAGCGGGATCGTGTTCATGTCCGTCACAGCGGGGACAGCGGCTGCAGGCGTCTCGCTGCGGCTGTGGATCCTGAGCGTCGGGCGGGCAGAGGCCGCTGAGGCCAGCAGCGCCCAGCAGGACCGCCGCCGTCAGGAGCTGGAGGAGCGCAACCGAATCGCCAGGGAGCTGCACGACGTCGTCGCGCACAGCATGTCGGTGATCAGCGTGCAGGCCAGCACCGCGCCCTACCGGAACCCGCAGATCGATGAGGCGTCCCACCGTGAGTTCGCCGAGATCGCAGACTCCTCCCGACAGGCGCTGGGCGAGATGCGCATGCTGCTGAGCATCCTGCGGGACGAGTCGGAGGCGCCCACCGCCCCGGAGCCGGGGATCGAGGACATCGACTCTCTGGTGGAGTCCACCCGCGCCTCCGGCGCCCCCATCGACTACCTGGGACTGGAGCAGGGCCACGACGCTGCTGCAGTCAGGCGTGCGAGCCCAGCCACCGGCCTGGCTGCCTACCGGATCATCCAGGAGGCGCTGAGCAACGCAGTCCGCCACGCCCCGGAGGCGGCGATCCGAGTGCGTCTGGCCCCATGCCGGGTCAGCGGCCGGGCGGGACTGCAGCTCACCGTGGAGAACGAGGCGGCGCCCTCGGACAGCGTCCCCTCCGCCCCGGGGGCTCGCCGCGGACTGACCGGCATCCAGGAGCGGGCCGCGGCAGTCGGCGGCACATCCGAGGCGACGGGCACACGGGCAGGCGGTTTCGTGGTGCGTGCGGAGCTGCCGCTCGAGCCGCCGGACTGATCACCCCCTACCCCCGTAGGGGGTGAAGTTGGCTCCGCCGGGTGACGCGCCGGAGCAGACCTTCTCCGTACCGTGGCTCATATGACGATCACTGAGGAGACTCGCTCGGACGCGGCACCCGCGCCCGCACACGGCAGGACTTCTGTGCGCGCCGAGCGCCGCACCGCTGCGGGCCGGCAGCCGGCCCGCAACCAGCAGACGAACGACTTCTTCGAGCTCTCCAGCAGGGTCAAGGACGCCGGCCTCCTGGAGCGGGGCGCGAAGTCGTACACCGGCCGCGTGGTCGCGCTGATCCTGGCCTTCGCCGTCGCGGGAGCGATGCTCGTCCTCCTCGGACAGTCCTGGTGGCAGCTGCTGACCGCCGTGGTCTTCGGGGTGCTCTTCACCCAGGTGGCGTTCCTCTCCCACGACGCCGCCCACCAGCAGGTCTTCTCCAACGGCCGGAGGAACGAGTGGCTGGCGCGAATCATCGGCAACGGCATCGTGGGGCTCTCATACGCCTGGTGGGCGAAGAAGCACGGCAAGCACCACGCGAATCCCAACACCATCGGCAAGGACGGCGACATCGATCCGGGCTTCATCGCCTTTGTGCCGGAGGA
The sequence above is drawn from the Nesterenkonia populi genome and encodes:
- a CDS encoding sensor histidine kinase, whose product is MSDTGPSYPSGQAPDHHPPRALTGARVLLSGRRVLHISIYAWAGAILVAAALMAVGWPVMATVYSLNAALTMALVGAHCAAVVLTLRWPGAGLMLSLAAGTGMMLTTAGSGVVAWPWPVTTIVTQCAVLAAAALSWPWIWSSTAWLFGSLITAGALLWEAPGLPTGALSSGIVFMSVTAGTAAAGVSLRLWILSVGRAEAAEASSAQQDRRRQELEERNRIARELHDVVAHSMSVISVQASTAPYRNPQIDEASHREFAEIADSSRQALGEMRMLLSILRDESEAPTAPEPGIEDIDSLVESTRASGAPIDYLGLEQGHDAAAVRRASPATGLAAYRIIQEALSNAVRHAPEAAIRVRLAPCRVSGRAGLQLTVENEAAPSDSVPSAPGARRGLTGIQERAAAVGGTSEATGTRAGGFVVRAELPLEPPD